One window of the Jatrophihabitans sp. genome contains the following:
- the lepA gene encoding translation elongation factor 4, with protein sequence MPSPPGDTPPARIRNFSIIAHIDHGKSTLADQMLRLTGVLDPRQAKAQYLDRMDIERERGITIKAQNVRMPWQSRLDGVDYTLHMIDTPGHVDFTYEVSRSLAACEGAVLLVDAAQGIEAQTLANLYLALENDLQIIPVLNKIDLPAAQPDLYAAEIAHIIGCDPDDVLRVSAKTGQGVEELLDVICRQVPAPVGDADAHPRAMIFDSVYDIYRGVITYVRVIDGHISPRQKIKMMSTGATHELLEVGVISPEPVVSKGLGVGEVGYLITGVKDVRQSKVGDTVTDAVKPAKEALGGYRDPNPMVYSGLFPIDGSDFPLLRDALDRLRLNDAALVYEPESSGALGFGFRCGFLGLLHLEITRDRLEREFGLELISTAPNVVNRVILEDGREFVVTNPSDWPSGQKISDVYEPIVKSMIIAPSEYIGAIMELCQGRRGTLLGLDYLSETRVELRYTLPLGEIIFDFFDALKSRTRGYASLDYEAAGEQTADLVKVDILLQGEPVDAFSAIVHKDKAYAYGVMMTTKLRELIPRQQFEVPIQAAIGARVIARESIRAIRKDVLAKCYGGDITRKRKLLEKQKEGKKRMKMVGRVEVPQEAFIAALSTTESPDSGKR encoded by the coding sequence ATCCCGAGTCCGCCTGGCGACACCCCGCCCGCGCGCATCCGCAACTTCTCGATCATCGCCCATATCGACCACGGCAAGTCGACGCTGGCCGATCAGATGCTGCGGCTGACCGGTGTGCTGGACCCGCGGCAGGCCAAGGCCCAGTACCTGGACCGGATGGACATCGAGCGCGAGCGCGGCATCACCATCAAGGCCCAGAACGTCCGGATGCCCTGGCAGTCCCGCCTGGACGGCGTCGACTACACCCTGCACATGATCGACACCCCCGGCCACGTCGACTTCACCTACGAGGTGAGCCGCAGCCTGGCCGCCTGCGAGGGCGCGGTGCTGCTGGTCGACGCCGCCCAGGGCATCGAGGCCCAGACGCTGGCCAACCTGTACCTGGCGCTGGAGAACGACCTGCAGATCATCCCGGTGCTGAACAAGATCGACCTGCCGGCCGCCCAGCCCGACCTCTACGCCGCCGAGATCGCCCACATCATCGGGTGTGACCCCGACGACGTGCTGCGGGTCTCGGCCAAGACCGGCCAGGGCGTCGAGGAGTTGCTCGACGTGATCTGCCGCCAGGTGCCGGCCCCGGTGGGCGACGCCGACGCCCATCCCCGGGCGATGATCTTCGACTCGGTCTATGACATCTACCGGGGCGTGATCACCTACGTCCGGGTGATCGACGGCCACATAAGCCCGCGCCAGAAGATCAAGATGATGTCCACCGGCGCCACCCACGAGCTGCTCGAGGTCGGCGTCATCTCACCCGAGCCGGTGGTGTCCAAGGGCCTGGGCGTAGGCGAGGTCGGCTACCTGATCACCGGGGTGAAGGACGTCCGGCAGTCCAAGGTCGGTGACACCGTGACCGACGCGGTCAAGCCCGCGAAAGAGGCGCTCGGCGGCTACCGCGACCCGAACCCGATGGTGTACTCCGGGCTGTTCCCGATCGACGGCTCGGACTTTCCGCTGCTGCGCGACGCCCTGGACCGGCTGCGGCTCAACGACGCCGCGCTGGTCTACGAGCCCGAGTCCTCCGGCGCGCTCGGCTTCGGCTTCCGGTGCGGCTTTCTCGGCCTGCTGCACCTGGAGATCACCCGGGACCGCCTGGAGCGGGAGTTCGGCCTGGAGCTGATCTCGACCGCGCCCAACGTGGTCAACCGGGTGATCCTGGAGGACGGCCGCGAGTTCGTGGTCACCAACCCCTCGGACTGGCCGTCCGGGCAGAAGATCTCCGACGTCTACGAGCCGATCGTCAAGTCGATGATCATCGCTCCGAGCGAGTACATCGGCGCGATCATGGAGCTGTGCCAGGGCCGGCGCGGCACCCTGCTGGGCCTGGACTACCTGTCCGAGACCCGGGTCGAGCTGCGCTACACGCTGCCGCTGGGCGAGATCATCTTCGACTTCTTCGACGCGCTGAAGTCACGCACCCGCGGCTACGCCAGCCTGGACTACGAGGCGGCCGGCGAGCAGACCGCCGACCTGGTCAAGGTCGACATCCTGCTGCAGGGCGAGCCGGTGGACGCGTTCTCGGCGATCGTGCACAAGGACAAGGCCTACGCCTACGGCGTGATGATGACGACCAAGCTGCGCGAGCTGATCCCGCGCCAGCAGTTCGAGGTGCCGATCCAGGCCGCGATCGGCGCCCGGGTGATCGCGCGGGAGAGCATCCGGGCGATCCGCAAGGACGTGCTGGCCAAGTGCTACGGCGGTGACATCACCCGCAAGCGCAAACTGCTGGAGAAGCAGAAGGAAGGCAAGAAGCGGATGAAGATGGTCGGGCGGGTCGAGGTGCCCCAGGAGGCCTTCATCGCCGCGCTGTCCACCACCGAGTCACCGGACTCCGGCAAGCGCTGA